A single window of Plasmodium reichenowi strain SY57 chromosome 12, whole genome shotgun sequence DNA harbors:
- a CDS encoding exported protein (PHISTb), translating to MSLFIESSFILPKGIIDSYIKFKTWNSFSYSDKEKKASQANIWTPVFSTRFAIPIIGIIYALLWNGDATFGYSALDMSLDERYSRTLFETNNGNNGYVSSLTNKILNKMNRGPKKEVEEKNAEKILGFDDKNILQALDLFINNIKNIALSSKLNSSDIYNHGNTFIDNVMSNEEIDQEIESFLNGGNYDREKLNRLWWQIMRNEELKYVSVNNKLYKVYKALRKKYNVDNSYAEDKWNECKKNIIVGRVEYQNYINKVFLDWINGDSINNDEFIKLVRTCKVTWKKLRTKMIKALKKSLTKSFEKRHKELKSNEYIYKYKYELEEGDYADDDLLIKDDLLNNHDFQFDDDVSSVITEKTNECLKGDRDLESVNTDNHGTELGESDSSSGSKVSNETTNSGDSNDSKKTIVLNLEGQCTIYLRRRPKNLTLSSPQRLKFTAGGGFCGKLRN from the exons atgaGTTTATTTATAGAATCCAGTTTTATTTTACCTAAAGGGATTATTGACtcttatataaaatttaaaacatGGAATTCTTTCTCATATAGTGATAAGGAAAAGAAGGCTTCACAAGCAAATATATGGACCCCTGTATTTTCTACTCGTTTTGCTATACCTATTATTGGGATAATATATGCTTTATTATGG AATGGAGATGCAACATTTGGATATAGTGCTCTGGATATGTCGCTTGATGAAAGATATTCTCGAACCTTATTTGAAACGAATAATGGAAATAATGGTTACGTTTCCTCCTTGACAAATAAGATATTAAATAAGATGAATAGAGGGCCCAAGAAAGAAGTAGAAGAGAAAAATGCCGAAAAGATTTTAGGTtttgatgataaaaatattttacaagctttagatttatttataaataatataaaaaacattGCACTATCAAGTAAATTGAATAGTTcagatatatataatcatgGAAATACATTTATAGATAATGTGATGAGTAATGAAGAAATAGATCAAGAAATTgaatcatttttaaatggGGGTAATTACGATAGAGAAAAATTGAATAGATTATGGTGGCAAATTATGAGAAATGAAGAGTTGAAATATGTATCTGTTAATAATAAGTTATATAAAGTTTATAAAGCATTaagaaagaaatataatgtaGATAACTCTTATGCTGAAGATAAATGGAATGAATgtaaaaagaatattatagTAGGAAGAGTAGAAtatcaaaattatataaataaagtTTTCCTTGATTGGATAAATGGAGATTCcataaataatgatgaatttataaaattagtAAGAACATGTAAAGTTACATggaaaaaattaagaacaaaaatgataaaagcattaaaaaaatcattAACAAAATCTTTTGAAAAAAGAcataaagaattaaaatcaaatgaatatatatataaatataaatatgaattagAAGAGGGTGATTATGCAGATGatgatttattaattaaagATGACTTATTAAATAATCATGATTTTCAATTTGATGATGATGTCAGTAGTGTTATAACagaaaaaacaaatgaatGTCTTAAAGGTGATCGTGATTTAGAATCAGTAAATACAGATAATCATGGAACTGAATTAGGAGAGTCTGATAGTTCTTCAGGATCAAAGGTTTCTAATGAAACTACTAATAGTGGTGATTCTAATGATTCAAAGAAAACTATTGTATTGAATTTAGAGGGTCAATGTACTATATACTTAAGAAGGCGCCCCAAAAATTTAACCCTCTCATCACCTCAAAGATTGAAGTTTACAGCAGGAGGTGGTTTCTGTGGTAAACTCCGTAATTAG
- a CDS encoding lysophospholipase, putative, with protein MVENELINENNLTYKRLDGNPKLDSFFNKDGLLIRTYSWTVKKAIGILVLIHGLNSHLRLQYLKHNADIISNDKAVLIDSDEYYIYRDSWIERLNNEGYSVYGLDLQSHGKSDGWQNLRGNVNYFDDLVYDVIQYINKINSSVIKERTDPKEYSYSDYNYNLKNKMPNIVRPPLYIVGLSMGGNIVLRVLELIGKSKEVNDNLNVKGCISLAGMISIDENASKMPFKFKYFFIPLSRYVAYFFPTFRPSPNFNFEKFPYINDIINFDKNRYDKWITMRFARQLIEATRNLRDDMKYIPKDIPVLFIHSKDDCACYYEGVENFFNKLEINNKELHTLYDMDHLLSMEPGNEKVLDKVITWIKGLGEENADNSSVQCMDDENMLNAILQIEDEIIKRSNERVKLEKQNNDDFIAQKGNIEMFTVPLDNEKDLCNFSDKEIIENNMTYSELGTVIN; from the coding sequence atGGTTGAGAATGAATtaattaatgaaaataacTTAACTTATAAGAGGTTAGATGGAAACCCAAAACTTGATTCCTTTTTTAACAAGGATGGTTTATTAATAAGAACATATTCCTGGACAGTTAAGAAGGCAATAGGGATATTAGTTTTAATTCATGGTTTAAATTCTCATTTGCGGTTACaatatttaaaacataATGCAGATATCATAAGTAATGATAAAGCAGTATTGATAGATTCAgatgaatattatatatatagggATAGTTGGATAGAACGTTTGAATAATGAAGGATATTCTGTTTATGGTTTAGATTTGCAAAGTCATGGGAAATCAGATGGATGGCAGAATTTAAGAGGTAatgtaaattattttgatgACTTAGTATATGATgttatacaatatattaataaaataaatagtTCTGTAATAAAGGAAAGGACGGATCCAAAGGAATATTCATATTCAgattataattataatttaaaaaataaaatgcCTAATATTGTGAGACCtcctttatatattgtgGGTCTTTCTATGGGTGGAAATATTGTTTTGAGGGTCCTAGAATTAATAGGTAAATCAAAAGAAGttaatgataatttaaatgTAAAAGGATGTATATCCTTAGCAGGTATGATATCGATTGATGAAAATGCATCTAAAATGccttttaaatttaaatatttttttatacctTTATCAAGATATGTAGcttatttttttcccaCTTTTCGTCCTAGTCCCAATTttaattttgaaaaattcccttatataaatgatattataaattttgatAAGAACAGATATGATAAATGGATAACTATGAGATTTGCGCGTCAACTTATAGAAGCAACACGAAATTTACGGGACgatatgaaatatataccGAAAGACATACCcgtattatttattcacTCGAAGGATGACTGTGCATGTTATTATGAAGGGGttgaaaatttttttaataaattagaaattaataataaagaacTTCATACATTATATGATATGGATCATCTCCTAAGCATGGAGCCAGGAAATGAAAAAGTCTTGGATAAGGTTATTACGTGGATTAAAGGTTTAGGAGAAGAAAATGCTGATAATAGTTCAGTACAATGTATggatgatgaaaatatgcTTAATGCTATTTTACAGATTGAagatgaaataataaaaagaagcAATGAACGCGTAAAACttgaaaaacaaaataatgatgatttTATTGCCCAAAAGGGAAATATTGAAATGTTTACTGTACCTTTAGATAATGAAAAGGATCTTTGTAATTTTAGtgataaagaaataattgaaaataatatgacATATTCGGAGTTAGGAACTGTAATTAATTGA